A region of the Acanthopagrus latus isolate v.2019 chromosome 18, fAcaLat1.1, whole genome shotgun sequence genome:
TCTCTCTCGCAACACACTGTAGCGGATGATTTTTCAGTTGGTCATTTGGtttttgattgtgtgtttgtccagtgAACCCCCCTGAAGGACCCGGTGCTGTGAGTGCTGAAGAGGCGTTGAAgtacctcctcttcctcatcaacGTGAATGACTTATATGAACACTCTCTGGGAACATATGACTTTGATCTGGTGCTCATGGTGGCTGAGAAATCCCAGAAGGTACCGCAAACGTCCTCATTATCtcgtttgacatttttttatcaGATACAGTAAATTATGTATATTAAGTCATTAAGGAAGCCCTCATTTCCATTCACTACCACCTGTGATATTCATGACCCCTGTGTCTAAAAGCCTCAAGAAGTTTtcaaggaaacatttttttcctcattgaCATGCAGatttatgcacaaaaacaccacatgtggagtcaaaattaaaacaagatgcAGTCAAGCTGCCAAATATcacacagatttacacattAATAGGTTGAGATGCACTGCAAGGTGCTCCAAAATCAAATTAGAAAAAACCTGTCTCATGTCGCAGCTGATTATCAAAGTGCATCTCTACTCTACTAAATTGTACATGGTTTCCTTTTTCATATCTAGGATTTTTGATGAATTTTCATAGTTCCAGACAGCCTAAAAAGCAGAACATGTGTAATATAACTAAGCTGTGATGAGCAGATGTATTTGTCAGCCAGTTGTGTCCACTATCCCTGCAGGACCCTAAAGAGTACCTTCCCTTCCTAAACATGCTAAAGAATCTGGAACCAAACTACCAGCGCTACACCATCGACAAACACCTGAAACGCTACAGGAAGGCCCTGCAGCACCTCAGCAAGTGTGGTCAGTCCAAATGATTCTGTCATGATTTCTGAAATAAAAGATTCCTGGCTAACATGAGAAAATGAGATGGCAATCATCACAAGaaagcaaacactgaatgaaCACTTACACTCAGAATTGTGCAATATCAATGACCACTCAGTGGTAAGTACTTTGATCTGTCAAGTAAAACCTCCTCATCAAAACTtcttatgtaaaaaaaacttctgtAAAACTTCTTCTGCCAGTGTTTTGCAAAgaccagctgtgtttttgagcTGAGCACAATGTAACTGTGATTGAATCTTTGCTGTTCAGGAGATGAACATTTCCCTGAAGCTTTGCAGCTCGTGAAGGAGCAGAAATTATACAGTGAAGCTCTGCGACTGTACACAGCAGACAGGCCTCACTAcaaggtacaaacacacacactgctcacattCTTCATCCAGAAGTTACTCCAGCTCGTGGTCACACTATTTGagtgtaaatatttattctatttaaaGACATAACCTTTGGTGTCACCAAGTTAAAATGGGAAATTTCTTGACAATAAACACTTACCTGTTTTCGGATAACTCTTTCATTCATTATCCTATATATGGATGTAGACAGTGTTGGATCTAAAGTACTTGAAATTTGATGAGGAAACTCAACACTAACAAGTGACCTTCTGCTGTGACCCGTAAACTTTGACCTGTGAACTCTAGGCCCTGAGCTGCGCTTATGCCCAGTACCTGGTGGAGCAGCAACAGGCGGAGCAGGCCGGTCTGTTGCTATGGCGATGCGGAGAGTTAACCAGCGCCCTGCAAGCATTCGCTGGCAGCTCTAGTTGGAGAAATGCCATCTGTGTGGCACAGCAAATGCCTCTACCACCAGACCAGTTAGCTCTGCTGGCCAGAGACTTGGCAGGTAACCCGGACAACTAGTTGATGAAAATATAGGTTGACAGTCAGTCACACAGGTTAGCTGGTGAGACAGGATGTCATTGCACGTAAATCCtaaaatagtttgtttgtttctcttctaGAGAAGCTGACTGAACAGCGACGGTACTcagaagctgctctgctgttagACCAGTACGCCAAAGTAAGATCCTCCACAAAAAGAAGCTGCTCAAGAAAATGGCTTTTAATGAAGCAGATCATATAATATTAAATGATCCtgtgaagagtttttttttttttttgttaaaaatattttaaaaatcacaaagcAACAGTTCACTTctgccctaaatgtaaatgtaaacttcTCATTTGTCGCTGCTTGTTGAGGCTGAAagtctgcatttttctgtttccaatAGGACTGTGAGGAGGCCATCTTGGCTCTGATCACAGGTGCCGTCTGGGAGGAGGCGCTCCGATTGGTGTGTGAAAAATAccaccattttctttttttcaacttttctttgttgatttattgttttttgatATTACCATTCTGTAAAGAGTTCCAACAATTAATACAACACTTAAAAGCATccaggtaaaaagaaaaaatactttgtttACAAGTCAAGGttatttatacagcacattTTGTACGACAGGCATTGACTCAATGTGCttaaaaatacagcacagtCTGTTTCTTTAATctattttctttgtctgcttCAGATTTATATGCACAACAGACAGGACATCACTGAAACCAACCTCAAACCCGCTCTGTTGGAAGGTAAGGAGAAATCAGATGGGCACTGTTGTTATCCTGCTGTACAGACCGAAGATAAAAGAAAGGAACAGAAGTCATGAAAAAATGATCCTGTTAGTGAGCAGTCTTTTTATGATGTATCATGTTTTCTTGTGTCAGCTGTCAGTGCACAGACTGCTTTCCTGGAGGCTCAAGCAGCAACATTCACGCGGCACCGGACCCGACTGGCCGTGGTCcgagagcagaaagagaaggCCAGATTGGACATGCTGGGTGAGTATAGGCCAGAGCTGACAGGACATACAGTATCTGGGCCAACGtgtttgcttatttgttttgatatttttgggggggttttttgtgaCCTGTCTCCTCATGAGTAAAACCTAAATTTGTCTTCTTGATCAGATGAGGATGGTCCAGACTGTCCTGACGCTGAGCTTTACTCTGAAGCCAGCAGTGTAATGACCGGCTCCAAATACTCCCAGAGTAACTCCCGCATTTCCTCGTAAGACACACGCGCACCTAAAACTTGTTGTTCAGATTTTGTAGTCTCTGGGATGAGTGATGTAATTTTGTTACTGCTCACAGGAGATCATCAAAGAACCGTCGCAAAGCAGAGCGGAAGAAGCTGAGTTTGAAGGAAGGAAGCCCGATGGAGGACAGAGCTCTGATGTATGCTCTGGGTGAGATCATCTCCACTGTGGACAAGATGAGAGGTACACACACTcttaatcatttatttactttacgTGATATTATAATAACACTAATAGTAATGGTAGTAAGCAGCCAGGGATGATGGGAGATGTTCACAAAACTAACACTATACTCAAGTGGTTCGTCTGCCCTCTTTCTCCCCTGCAGAGGAAGTGCACAGCCTGCTGAAGGCCCTGGTGCTGTTCCAATTTGACAAACAGGCGGAGAAGATACAACTGACCTATGAGGAAGCTCTGCAGATGATGGAGGCAGCAGTCCCTGAGGTGTGGCCTGAAGGACTGCAGAACAGTCAAGCTCaggtaaatgtaaaacaatcaTATTTGTATACTCAGTGATATGCTTTTGTCACACTTGTTTCAATCTAATGTCAGGTCTGTTGCACACCAGGAagataaattaattcaaatgttttgctTAAATTGTGGTCTCCTTCTTGCTTTTCAGCTCACTGGGCCAAACTCGACTGCAAACAGCATCATGGCttctttccagcagcagcagcagcagcagagacccGCAGCTTCACACCAGGGTGAGCAGTGTTAAATGAgtgttcttcctctgtttatAAATACAGACACGCGGGTCACTCACAACCTGATTCTATTttgttgggttagggttggCATATGGGATCTATGCCATATGAgagcaaataaattaaatggtTGTAAAGTGCCATGCCCTGAGGAGCAAGTCaggaatatttttctttctggtgATTTATTTGCTAAGACTGATTCAGTGTTTCCTACAGAATCAACTTCCAGTTTGCTAACTTGGATGGGAATAAAATGTAATCGGGCGTCCCTTTTCTAGACTCTCCAATTGGCCAAATTCTTAGagtaaaacaagtcatttcgTTGGGGTTGTGAGgctttcacaatgttagctttttgGAAAAATCCCCAGTGACGATGTAATTGCACGACTTGGCCACGACCAAAACTGGCTTCaactgtcttttcattttgtcataCTCATTTGGACCACAAGAAGCTGAAGTGCATCACTAAATAAGAATAAGTAACTTTGTAAGATTATCCCTTGTAAGATATATGCAAAGCTTGTTTTTCCCACCATTTCACTTCACTTGAAGACAGTAGGAATCTATGTAAAATAATTTTCAGTCACTGCAGATGATGTAACAttcagttgttttcattttttcttcataGCTGCTGATGTCCCGTTGCCACCAAAGATGAGAAATGGTGTCAAGTGGAAGCTCATTGTTCTTACATAAATTagttctgtttgtattttttttttttttgaaactgtAAAGCCAAATGATAATTATGTATCAAATAAAGATTCAGTTAATGTCTCTTTGTACCACAAGTGTTCATTCTCTGGAGTTTAGACACTCAACAACATATCAAATCATTTAGAACATGTTTAACTCCAGTCAACATGATTCTCACTCAACTTACGTTCTCTAATGGCTTCACCAGATATAAACActtatttttcatgtgtaaGTGATGACGTTTTTGTCaatagtttattttattgtgttgtggCAATTGAatttgctgaaaacaaaacagtttgacCTGAAACATTGAAAGAAACATGGTAAAGATATCTAAACTGTTATCAACCATAAATGCATCCATAAAAATCCTACTGTTCCCTCAGttgctctgctgctccacagcAGAAGGTGAGACTGTTCATTTCTCAGGTGCAGAACAACATGGTGCCCAGCTGCCTTATCCTCCTTAATAACAGCCTTTAAGTACTATGAATCCAGTGAAGATGGGTGTCTCTGAACCCAGAGTGAACAGAACCAAGTCCTGCTTTGTTCTCACATTTCTCATCATCACACCCTCTTGGCCTGCTtggcagtagcagcagcagcagcacgccTCTGGTTCATGGCCTTGGTGGTGACTCGGAGCTTCCGCAGGCGGAGCTGTCTCAGCCGCAGCTGCAGGTCCTTAGGGAGCTTCCCTCCCTTCGCCAAAATGTCCTTTAGCCTCTGTTTGGGCACCTTGGTGAGGCGGAAGTCGCAGATTGTTGGGTAGTGGTCGTACATGACGTGGCAGGTGCGGGAGGAGGGGAGGTAGCCTTCTGCGCTGACTGTCACCTTGTACTCACCTGGATTCAGAAGCCGCCAGTAGTCGCCATCAGCAACTGAAGATAGGATAAGAAGGACAGTTTTGTTCCCGACAAATGACAGTagcacataaacacagtaaTATAAGTAATCATATAAAGTGTAAAATGAGTAAATGCTGATATCAATGGCTGTGAGACTGTACCTGATCTAATATGATGATTAATGTCATCAACTTTGATGATGGCATCTGCTATACCAGCCTCTGTATCTTTATCACGAACCACACCCTTAATTCCTCTGTggacctgaagaaaaaaaaagagagagagacattaaGGGTTATACTGGTGCTGTAGATATAAAACAACTTTTACATGTTATGTAAAAAGCAACATATAAGAAATATTCTCCATTTTAAGGGAAGATACATTTGAAATTATAGGAAGCAGAATAGAATAAGCATGTAAAATATAGCTGGGAAAAGGAGAtatgagagaaaagaaacaagactgAAGATGAAAAGAACAATATTATTAAAATTCTCAACATCAACAGAATTTAGCCAAAGCAGCCTGACCTGCTCCATGTAAATCAGCAGAGATTCTTTGTTGTTCTCCCATTCAATGGGAAGCTCACTGGCATGAGGAAACTTATCACAGGACAACTCCACCGTCACCTCAAAACAGTTGGTGTGCAGGTAGCTGAAGTCATTCATACCTGCAAGGAAAGAGAAATACACTAAGTTTATTCGACactttcagtttagtttttttgatGCAGTGTGCTGGACCCACACTAACAGTGGGAATAACAGGGATTAAGATTAGGATTAGGATCAGTTTTTAAGTGTTAAGAAAacgtgtggaaaaaaaaaacaattatcctggttattttttttttcctgagtgaacattttattttttggtagaattatttctttcttgtgtgaagctgaggtttttttgtttgtttgttttttgtagcaAGGCACTTTTTTGTGCctgttgtgaaaatgtgggGTGAAAAAATTTTGGGTGAAAAATTGTTGTGTTAaataacgaaaaaaaaaaaaataaatcactacAATATTTTGTATCCATTAGACATcaagttaaattaaaacattgtcatgagaattttagttttttagtgttctgaaaaacactttttacaggagacaaaaaaaacaggagatttgttttgtcatgtatgaaagaaagtgaaaagaaattGTCTTGTGTGCAAACAAAATTCACTTTGGTGTCACATGttcttttaaagtgaaaagGAATTCTGGGGAAAGGAAAATGTtatgtgtgaaaagtgaaaaaagtgaaaagaaaatttTATCAAATTATGTCCTCACAACCGAAAAAATACTTTCAGGAGAAAAAGAATATATTATGTGTGAACTTGTTAGGGCTCATAAGATTTGTGAAAATATATGGACATTTTTCTCAAGAGAATGTTCTCATACATGAAAATGAGTGGAAATAAATGGCATGTGAGGAAAAATGTCCAGatagttctttttttatgtgaaaaaaatgtttaaaaaaaagtcaggagaaaaaaatatcatgtgAAACCAAAGTTAATTTTTGTTCAGAAGAAGAGTGAAACTgagtgtaaaaatgtttttacatttttacattacaagtgttccaggagaaaaacatgtttggagaatttcattttcatgtagagaaactgtttttctcttgttttttgggggggatggggtggggggaacattttcagaggaaaaaaataatgtcacgTCTGACATAAAGTTTGAAAAATATAGATTGATTAATTTtactctgaaaaacacacactttcttaCTTCCTGGTACGTTGTGCCAGTCGGCTCcgttgatgatgttgttgtacCTGAGGAAGTCTTTGTTGTGGCAGGGCCGCCGGTCTGGGTTGGACATCACCTGGTTAAATAAGATAGAATAACACGTTGAGTTCATCCAGTCTCTCGATCAGTCACCTTCTTGAAGAGGTTTTAGAACGGAGGGCAGGCAGTGACAGTAGGAGCAGCATTCACCCGATTGGTGCTGGCGTATGCTGTGGCCAGCCAGCGGAAGAAGCTCTCATCAGGAGTGGGTGTGTGCTCGCGAGGAGCCCAGTCCCGGGTCATGTCGTACGGGTAGGTGACCACCAGCTCTCCACCGTGGAGGTTAGCACTGAGAACAAATGGGATGTTCTGCATCCAGTTGATGACAGCTCGGGTCTCTGACGCCACCTGGAGTTAGAGTTGgagttttaattttaaaaaaagtaggGTCAGAGGATCAGCTCAACCCAGTTTATACActctttttacatttacatctttaAGTTACAGACAtttagctgctgttttcatcacAAGAGAACAAGTAAGAGCAGAATACCTctcaaaaagttaaaaaaaaaaaaaaaaaaaaaagttagggtgattaacaaaaacagtgagaagTTGAGGGGTCAAAGCCATACTGTCAGGGAAGATTATTATGCAGATAATAAGATTAATTTTAAGAATCAGAGGTATGTTGCAGAGAAGAGGCGGAGGGATGAAGATTTGGTTCTGATTACGAACACCTCTTTCCAAAGTGTGTATGATTTGTCTATATGAAACTTACAAAGGCCTCCTCCGAGGTGTACTGCTCAGGGATGGGGAAGTAGTGGTTGATGAGTTTGGACTGGTCCGTCTCCAGCTCGATGGCGGTCCACATCCCCGAGTTGAGGTCGGCGAAATTGTGGTTCATGTCGATCCATTCATGGCTGTAACGGCCCAGAGCCCAGCCTGACAGCTCCGAGCCCTGCGGGTGACAGAAAGCGCAATAGAGTGTTTGCTGTCATGTCGTGGAGCCATCACGCAGTCTGGGAACAAACGCCTCTCCAGGCACCTTTTTAAAAGCCATCTCGTATCCGTCAGGGTTCATGGACGGCAGGAGGTGGATGCGGGTCTCTTTGACCAGGTGGACGATGCGCTGGTCCCCACGTTTGTACTCCTGGCACATGAACTGCATCAGGTTGAGCAGGAGCTCTCGGCCCAGCACCTCGTTCCCATGCATCCCTGCAACGTATCGGAACTCTGGCTCTCCTGCGGGGGGTGCCAAAACAAAGACACGGGAAGGGAGTCAAGAGCACTGTAATGTCTTAGTAATAGTAAGCTACCCAGGGCAAAAATGAGTAAATATAGAGAGAGTCAGTCTTAAGAATCCAAACAAGACGGCGCAAGATGCCAACAGGGAAGTCAGAtatcttttttgaaaaagcagCATCTGGGCTTCTGGACAGTCCCCCTGTACAGATCCACCTCTTTCACTGACCTTGATGAAAGACCTggctctgtttcctgtttggtgTGCATACACTGCGCTGACGGGCGACTCTGAAATCTCACATCCTCCTCACAACTGTTTATGAGGAGAAGCTTCAGCTCAGTCTGCTTCGAACACTGAACGCCAAGGCAAGTTTCACACACGCTGGATTATGTTGCACACAACAATCAGCATGTGCGCAAACAATGACACAGTTTTAATCGACAAGTTACACACTGTCAGGAAATTCATATTTATGTACAGGTTTTGAGTCTGTCGGTGGTTTGGAGGCTGAAAACAGCActtcttttttaatattcaagGAGCTCTGAGGCTGGGTCAGGAGCTCTGAATCCCTGCGTGTATTTTTGAAATTCaagcaaattaaatgaaaacaaaaatgtaatgaagtcTGATTATCAGACTGGGCTTTTATTAAGAAGGAATTATATTTTTCTTGATTAACTTTGAGTTTACCTCAATAACTAGAGCTGTTATTCCCACTTTGACTGATGTTGGCTTTGAGGGACAACCTTTAAACCTTCTGACCCACGTGGACTCAAAAGTGTGctcaggagcagctgggacTGTGTCATTAAAACAATTCACTGCCATCTTCTGAACCGGGATGTGTTCAGATTGACAGTAGGCTACATGTTATGCAAACATATTAAGTTCGGCCCTGTCAGATGGGAAGCTCACATCTGTCGAGTGTCaaggtgactttttttttggcaagattttctgttttcttttggtgCAAAACAAGCATCTGCCCACAAAATCACCTCAATTATCAAATGGTTGATGTCTACCTCGCTCCTTACTAGCTGATGTTTGTCTTGGCCAGACAGGTTTGAGGAGGGTTTGATGCTACAAAGGACAAAATGCTCTGTAAAATGTAGTGCTCAGTGACATACATTACCGtcaagcaaaacacaaagacgCACAAAGAGCACAACATTCAGATAAGTTatataactgtaaaaaaaaaggggaatttggggaggaggaagaagtctCACCACACTGAGCCCAGTATGCATGTTTCAACTGTTCCCAGCGAGATGGCAAAAAATACTGAGAAACACATCACATAACATTGTTCCAACACGGAGCAAAAGATGGCACCCAACTATCACTGGTCGCTGGAAAAACAGAGTATGAGGTTaggaatgagagagaggggggtgacATGcggcaaagggccccaggccgggactctAACCCGGGGCCACcgcagtgaggacaaagcctaTACTTACGTATTTAAGAATTTTTAAGGTCTAAAATTGAGATTGTcaaattttagactttttaagaccccGTGGAAACCCTGTGCAGGTAAAAAAGTCCACATAAATCATCATTTGAAACCTTAACTGCACTGAAACAAGCTAAAACATCCTCTGGTAGAATCCTTTTGCCCCTGTGGGAAGATTACATTCGATAACTGAACACAGATTTGAAAGACTGAATGAACAGATGTGATCTTCTCTCTCTGGTGCTGTTTTCTCTGCCATGTGTTTTCGGCGGGAAAACCTCTCCGTTCTGCTGCCATGTGGGCAGAGCGAAGGAggccaaagaaaacatttgtacaCCGCAGAGCAAACGCAGTGCAAACGCAGAGCAAACGCAGAGCAAACGCAGTGCAAACGCAGAGCAAACGCAGAGCAAACGCAGAGCAAACTCGGAGCAAACGCAGAGCAAACGCAGAGCAAACGCAGAGCAAACGCAGAGCAAACGCAGAGCGACGCTGGTCTGTATCGGTGAATGTCCACACGGTGCCGGGCTGTCTGCAGGTTTGGAGGAACACAGTGGCAGCAACTGTGTAAGTCCCCTCAGACCTTGTAGATAAAGTTGTGATCACAAAGCAGCCGTCTCCCATTAGATCAAATGATTCCTCCGACTGGAGATGAAGCAGCGAGGCAGCTGTACATTACGTGGGCGACGGCAGTTCTGGTTCGAGAAGAATTTCTTTGAGATTTTAACTTTTGGtggatgaaaatgatgaaacttTACCAATTGAATCTTCTGCATTTTCAGATAAACCACGATGCACCTTGGAATGAGGTTTTCCTCTCAAACGTTTGCTCGTCACATGCGTCTCCAGCGTTTCTCACCCAGTTCGTGTTTTCCGGGGTTGTCGGAGATCTCCATGACGTAGAGCTTCAGGCCTGTGTAGCTCTTCCCGATGCTGTAGATGCGGGTGATGTCAGGACACGCCTCGCTCACCGACTTCATCAGCTGGGGAACAACAGCAGCGTTTATTACAGATGTCAGATTGTGAGATTTTCTTCATTCTTCTCTGGTTTTAACTGTTTTCAATAATGGATGGAAACAAAGTTTTGCCAAGAAAATCCttcttttccatctgtgaaaacttgtgaaaaaataaaaaaaatggcagaatgttttttcagtgtttttacattttttaagtgtttatttttgttacagTCATTTTCAGCACAAGAGGCTGAAGTGCACCGCCACCTCATGTTTTATGAAAAGGCTCATATATCATATCAGGACTATTAAATGCTCCTGCTTGATCTGACTTGCTGATAATACACTGAAGGCAGATAAGTGCCAATGAGAAAGACATGACAGTAATATTCATACTCttattcattattttgcatttattaataacaatataCTGCCCACACTgtttgtacatattatgtatatgcaattctgtttctatttctgcTCTAGCTTTTCTTCTTACCCTTttgaactgtcctttggctgctgtgtcacacaaatttccccatttgtgggaCCGATAATGGATTTTCTAAATTTCTGATAACCTGACATAGATGGATCTTGTGTTAAGTGTGCATGGAGAAATTAAATCCCCCCTGGAAGTGAACAAGAATTAAGAACATGtggtacaaaaacaaacacaagcttttcttcttttcctcttcctttcatGTGAAATGCGTGTCATCACACACATTACTGCATTTCAAGATTTGTATCAAATGCCACTTAAGAGAGGCGACTAAAGGGGACAATGATGAATCTGAAATTATCGGAGGTGGCGTGTGGAATGCaggtctctgtttctgtgggCTGTTTTCTGACCATCAGATTCAACACGGTGTCTCCAAACAGGCCGCTGGTAGTGGCAGCTCAGTGAGGACGCTGCCGTGAGGCAGTGAAAGCtcccactgtgtttgtttttaggtcAGGCTGAG
Encoded here:
- the LOC119007782 gene encoding probable carboxypeptidase X1 isoform X3 — protein: MPVKRRTTRSVKVAKKKPKTIQKNPKLIAKKPKVVKKAKPQVKQRASPSVATETVPQCPPLGLESLKVKDAQLRASSYKRRGLGPHRGRLNIQSGIEDGDVYDGAWCAQYRDKNQWLEVDAQRLTRFTGVILQGRNSIWSWDVVHTYKVQFSNDSLVWKPCMNGTEEAVFEGNQDAETPVLALFNTSTVARYIRINPQTWYQNGTQGDICLRAEVLGCTLPDPNNIYAWQTEATGSRDKLDFRHHNYKEMRKLMKSVSEACPDITRIYSIGKSYTGLKLYVMEISDNPGKHELGEPEFRYVAGMHGNEVLGRELLLNLMQFMCQEYKRGDQRIVHLVKETRIHLLPSMNPDGYEMAFKKGSELSGWALGRYSHEWIDMNHNFADLNSGMWTAIELETDQSKLINHYFPIPEQYTSEEAFVASETRAVINWMQNIPFVLSANLHGGELVVTYPYDMTRDWAPREHTPTPDESFFRWLATAYASTNRVMSNPDRRPCHNKDFLRYNNIINGADWHNVPGSMNDFSYLHTNCFEVTVELSCDKFPHASELPIEWENNKESLLIYMEQVHRGIKGVVRDKDTEAGIADAIIKVDDINHHIRSVADGDYWRLLNPGEYKVTVSAEGYLPSSRTCHVMYDHYPTICDFRLTKVPKQRLKDILAKGGKLPKDLQLRLRQLRLRKLRVTTKAMNQRRAAAAATAKQAKRV
- the LOC119007782 gene encoding probable carboxypeptidase X1 isoform X1 codes for the protein MAGVLYFNLLLILLWGSFMLITATPGDDGTTVKSDAAFTTTKSLFSARKTNTTEAPTTAFTAKSTTKPPGTTTTTEALTKDPKAAERTESRKVTEEEEGPLELECPPLGLESLKVKDAQLRASSYKRRGLGPHRGRLNIQSGIEDGDVYDGAWCAQYRDKNQWLEVDAQRLTRFTGVILQGRNSIWSWDVVHTYKVQFSNDSLVWKPCMNGTEEAVFEGNQDAETPVLALFNTSTVARYIRINPQTWYQNGTQGDICLRAEVLGCTLPDPNNIYAWQTEATGSRDKLDFRHHNYKEMRKLMKSVSEACPDITRIYSIGKSYTGLKLYVMEISDNPGKHELGEPEFRYVAGMHGNEVLGRELLLNLMQFMCQEYKRGDQRIVHLVKETRIHLLPSMNPDGYEMAFKKGSELSGWALGRYSHEWIDMNHNFADLNSGMWTAIELETDQSKLINHYFPIPEQYTSEEAFVASETRAVINWMQNIPFVLSANLHGGELVVTYPYDMTRDWAPREHTPTPDESFFRWLATAYASTNRVMSNPDRRPCHNKDFLRYNNIINGADWHNVPGSMNDFSYLHTNCFEVTVELSCDKFPHASELPIEWENNKESLLIYMEQVHRGIKGVVRDKDTEAGIADAIIKVDDINHHIRSVADGDYWRLLNPGEYKVTVSAEGYLPSSRTCHVMYDHYPTICDFRLTKVPKQRLKDILAKGGKLPKDLQLRLRQLRLRKLRVTTKAMNQRRAAAAATAKQAKRV
- the LOC119007782 gene encoding probable carboxypeptidase X1 isoform X2 codes for the protein MVCNFVERRTTRSVKVAKKKPKTIQKNPKLIAKKPKVVKKAKPQVKQRASPSVATETVPQCPPLGLESLKVKDAQLRASSYKRRGLGPHRGRLNIQSGIEDGDVYDGAWCAQYRDKNQWLEVDAQRLTRFTGVILQGRNSIWSWDVVHTYKVQFSNDSLVWKPCMNGTEEAVFEGNQDAETPVLALFNTSTVARYIRINPQTWYQNGTQGDICLRAEVLGCTLPDPNNIYAWQTEATGSRDKLDFRHHNYKEMRKLMKSVSEACPDITRIYSIGKSYTGLKLYVMEISDNPGKHELGEPEFRYVAGMHGNEVLGRELLLNLMQFMCQEYKRGDQRIVHLVKETRIHLLPSMNPDGYEMAFKKGSELSGWALGRYSHEWIDMNHNFADLNSGMWTAIELETDQSKLINHYFPIPEQYTSEEAFVASETRAVINWMQNIPFVLSANLHGGELVVTYPYDMTRDWAPREHTPTPDESFFRWLATAYASTNRVMSNPDRRPCHNKDFLRYNNIINGADWHNVPGSMNDFSYLHTNCFEVTVELSCDKFPHASELPIEWENNKESLLIYMEQVHRGIKGVVRDKDTEAGIADAIIKVDDINHHIRSVADGDYWRLLNPGEYKVTVSAEGYLPSSRTCHVMYDHYPTICDFRLTKVPKQRLKDILAKGGKLPKDLQLRLRQLRLRKLRVTTKAMNQRRAAAAATAKQAKRV